From a region of the Rhipicephalus microplus isolate Deutch F79 chromosome X, USDA_Rmic, whole genome shotgun sequence genome:
- the LOC142775444 gene encoding uncharacterized protein LOC142775444, whose protein sequence is MCPKTPFFRIVQVFLFGLAGTHCATDVSTAYTCRMDSPKMGPCIASNCYPVIELAPPPSHHVISSASPIKVGIQNFSFSGHGGPGANMWPKTPFFRIVQVFLFGLAGTHCATDVSTAYTCRMDSPKMGPCIASNCYPVIELAPPPSHHVTSSASPIKVFLFGLAGTHCATDVSTAYTCRMDSPKMGPCIASNCYPVIELAPPPSHHVTSSASPIKVGIQNFSSSGHGGPGANMWPKTPFFRIVQTPPSSQETSPSGKENKNGNP, encoded by the exons ATGTGCCCTAAAACGCCATTCTTCCGCATTGTGCAGGTTTTCCTGTTCGGTCTGGCCGGAACGCACTGCGCAACCGACGTATCAACAGCCTACACGTGCCGTATGGATTCACCCAAGATGGGCCCTTGCATCGCCAGTAATTGCTACCCTGTCATCGAGCTTGCTCCGCCCCCTTCGCATCATGTGATCTCGTCTGCGTCCCCTATAAAAGTTGGCATCCAGAACTtcagcttcagtgggcacggcggacccggaGCGAACATGTGGCCTAAAACGCCATTCTTCCGCATTGTGCAGGTTTTCCTGTTCGGTCTGGCCGGAACGCACTGCGCAACCGACGTATCAACAGCCTACACGTGCCGTATGGATTCACCCAAGATGGGCCCTTGCATCGCCAGTAATTGCTACCCTGTCATCGAGCTTGCTCCGCCCCCTTCGCATCATGTGACCTCGTCTGCGTCCCCTATAAAA GTTTTCCTGTTCGGTCTGGCCGGAACGCACTGCGCAACCGACGTATCAACAGCCTACACGTGCCGTATGGATTCACCCAAGATGGGCCCTTGCATCGCCAGTAATTGCTACCCTGTCATCGAGCTTGCTCCGCCCCCTTCGCATCATGTGACCTCGTCTGCATCCCCTATAAAAGTTGGCATCCAGAACTTCAGctccagtgggcacggcggacccggaGCGAACATGTGGCCTAAAACGCCATTCTTCCGCATTGTGCAG